The genomic stretch AATCCTCATAATCGGAAAAGAGGATGCTGCCCCCGCCATTGATCTGGAACCAGTAGTAGAGCCTGTAATCCGTTGCCAGAGCGCTGATGTCGATGTTTGCCAGTGAGATATTGTAGCTGCGTTCAAAGCTCTCATTATAGTTCAGAGTCGGGTTGATCACTTCAGCGTGGCTGACCCAACGCTCGAGTGTGAATCGGTTTGAGCCGCCGAGCTCGACCTTCTTGAACAAAGCCACAAAAAACCTGCCATTGGTCAACAGGTTGTAGTCCGTAGTCGTTGCAAAAAGATGAGTATCGGAGTTTGTGAGCGTAATTGTGGCGCTGATGTAATCCTCGCCGGAAGAAACAAGAAAGCTGCATTCTGAACCTGAGATGAATGTTCTCCCTTGAGCAGCAAGAGCCGCAAGCGATTGATACTGTGCTGGATAGGCAGTAGTATAACCAGTGATGCGCAGGGATCCGCTCAGCACAGTTCGAGGCAATGAATTGAAGCCATACCAGTGGTATCTTTGGGCGGCGGCGAGATTTGAGAAGTTATCTCCCAAAACGGGGAAATAGTTGATCACGTTCAAGGTCGGCAGATTGTATTGATCCTGCACAGCCAGGATTTGAGCGGCGTTGCTGGAACGCATGAAGTTCTCCGCCAAAAAGACCGGATAGCTGTGGGCAAAAGAGTTTTTATGCTTGATGATGGTGTTATTGAAAACGGGATCGGTGCTTGTTTGTGACAATTCGCTGTGGAGGGTGGCGCGGATTTTGATCTGCATCGGAGCACTGTGCAGCGTGAGGCGATGATCAAAATAGCCCGCGCTCTGCGAAGTGTAGGTGTAGAGGCTGCGGGCAGCGATCGTTTCCTGAATGTAAATCGTGTCCGAGATTGAATATTCCGCCAAGGGTGAGGTGATTAAAAGATCGATACGGGCGCTGCTAATGCTTTGATCCGAATGGTTGTAGATGCTGAAAGCGGGATAGACATCTTCACGAGGAGCGATATTGCCCGTAAAATCAAAATCCATCAGTTTCAGATCAGGCTCGCCGAGGACAAAATCCCCACTCAATCCAAAGAGCAGTTCGCAGTTGAATCCGGCATTGGCAAAGTTTTGGAAATAGGGATGTTGCACGTTGGAATTGAGATAATAGCTGCGAGTGCCGCTGCCGGCGGACGCGCTGACGTAGCGGTTGACAAAATTGGTGCTGTATGTGACAATCAGCCAGACGATTTCGGCTTGAATCACCCCGGGAAAATCGATCTGTAGATAGTTTTGCGTGACCGGTGCGGCTATAAGGACAAGTCTTTGACCCGGAAGCCCTGCTACTTCGTTGAAAAGCTCGACCCGCACAGAGTCCCCAATCTGTGGAAAATAGAGCAGCGCTTTGTCGATGGCAAATTCCACTTCGGGAATGGATGGATACTCAGCTCCAAAATCAAAACGCACCGCCCATTTGTCCGATCCGTAGAAACGGAAATCGTCGTTGCCGTTGTGATAGGCAAAGGTGTATTCACGAAGTTCTGAAGAAATCACCTGTTCTCCGCTGCCGGGAAAAACCACGATGGCGTTAAGCATGGTGCAAAACAGCAACAGGATCAGAAAAGCAGTCCGTTTCAAGATACTGCTCCGCCGATGATAGCGCGCGCCTTTTGCAGATCGTCGTGCATGACTTTGATCAAGCCGGCTTTGCCGTCGAACATTCTTTCCTCCCGGAGATACTTCAAGAGTTCAATTTCCATTCTTGCATCGTAAACATCGGCATCGAAATCAATTACAAAAGTTTCGATCTCTACGATGCCACTGTGTTTCACTGTGGGGCTTGTGCCGATATTTGTCAATCCAAAAAAAATCCCTGCTGCTAAATGCACCCGACTGAGATAGATACCGCACTTGGGGATCAACTGATGCGCGTCATCCAATACCAAATTTGCCGTGGGGAAACCCAGTTCGCGTCCAATGCCCAGCCCGCGGGATATCTTGCCAAATAAACGGTAGGGCTGGGTCAACAGCTCGTTTGCCGTCTCTATGTCTCCACTCAACAGCAGCTTGCGAATCATGGTGCTGCTAATCGGTTCGGTTCCGAACAGGCAGGGTTCGATGTATTCCAGCTCATAATCAAAGGCGCGGGCATGCTCAAGCAGAAAGCGGTAATCGCCTTCGCGATTGTGCCCAAAATGGGAATCGTAGCCCACAATGATCATCTGGGGATTGAACATGGGAATCAAGTATTCGAGCAAGAAGCTGTCCGCGCTGGTGTTGGCAAAATCCTCATCAAAGGGGATCACCTCGATCCTGTCAATGCCAAGCCCTTTCAGGATAGATCTTTTATAGTCGATCGGAGTCAAAAGCACCGGTTTGGCGTCCTTTTTCAATGTATATGCCGGCGGGACGTCGTAAGTGATCACAACGCTTTCCAGTCCCCGTTCCGCAGCAATCAATTCCATACGCTCCAAGAGTTTGCGATGTCCCAGGTGGACACCGTCGAAATT from Candidatus Cloacimonadaceae bacterium encodes the following:
- a CDS encoding T9SS type A sorting domain-containing protein: MKRTAFLILLLFCTMLNAIVVFPGSGEQVISSELREYTFAYHNGNDDFRFYGSDKWAVRFDFGAEYPSIPEVEFAIDKALLYFPQIGDSVRVELFNEVAGLPGQRLVLIAAPVTQNYLQIDFPGVIQAEIVWLIVTYSTNFVNRYVSASAGSGTRSYYLNSNVQHPYFQNFANAGFNCELLFGLSGDFVLGEPDLKLMDFDFTGNIAPREDVYPAFSIYNHSDQSISSARIDLLITSPLAEYSISDTIYIQETIAARSLYTYTSQSAGYFDHRLTLHSAPMQIKIRATLHSELSQTSTDPVFNNTIIKHKNSFAHSYPVFLAENFMRSSNAAQILAVQDQYNLPTLNVINYFPVLGDNFSNLAAAQRYHWYGFNSLPRTVLSGSLRITGYTTAYPAQYQSLAALAAQGRTFISGSECSFLVSSGEDYISATITLTNSDTHLFATTTDYNLLTNGRFFVALFKKVELGGSNRFTLERWVSHAEVINPTLNYNESFERSYNISLANIDISALATDYRLYYWFQINGGGSILFSDYEDFATLVSVEDEYISPPALQIYPNPMRDCGNVTIQIDEAKTLRDLSYSIYNLRGQKLFGEPMMGASQSIPSSLFPTSGIYLIRVEYSDARGKREINRKISMIK
- a CDS encoding bifunctional riboflavin kinase/FAD synthetase; translation: MKRCVISIGNFDGVHLGHRKLLERMELIAAERGLESVVITYDVPPAYTLKKDAKPVLLTPIDYKRSILKGLGIDRIEVIPFDEDFANTSADSFLLEYLIPMFNPQMIIVGYDSHFGHNREGDYRFLLEHARAFDYELEYIEPCLFGTEPISSTMIRKLLLSGDIETANELLTQPYRLFGKISRGLGIGRELGFPTANLVLDDAHQLIPKCGIYLSRVHLAAGIFFGLTNIGTSPTVKHSGIVEIETFVIDFDADVYDARMEIELLKYLREERMFDGKAGLIKVMHDDLQKARAIIGGAVS